A genomic window from Ciona intestinalis chromosome 8, KH, whole genome shotgun sequence includes:
- the LOC101243386 gene encoding protein kinase C-binding protein 1-like gives METDHSNQTPSLPMDTSSDNTPQQSLPPITSLPTQSNDSLPLNSMASFLPLPTTDVNTPVSFHIPLVQNEAPVVTTIEGVSTIPDKDAVLTNTPSDILQTTKENTLPQQTTVVDNITPTTSETAVNNNPICPVVTTPTVQLKLPENIATVVKTEHTEEQHPMMQEAGNDPNMDETVDDEAFDMDTSDSMIKVKTEMDFQISPASLPSASHSRTSSLSSKSSKTPSPRSSTSPTSQTHKSKKKRPPPPAKEIGQQDSRNDFYCWVCHKEGEVLCCELCPRVFHAKCLRMQSEPEGDWFCPECEKITEAECKDSQSKSMSQLSIQQLGIHLRYALQRMKIAGSEPFLEPVDTKKFSDYLDYVFHPMDISTLEKSVRRNQYGCTEAFLADVKWILHNCIIYNGTHTKLTHIAKTMVKIAQHEMSEIEVCPECYLNSCRKRENWFCEPCKDPHVLVWAKLQGFPHWPAKALRIDKGSVDARFFGQHDRAWIPLSGCYLMSKEMPHPVKNKKKGRGPGAKGGLDSAMLEAQHYIDNVIKKTGSFEYAPLRTPLTHVDLYRKSGTTDQSQDSGSIDNKEVSRDSKIKDNVSLKQEETDASFKSSVTNVKTALGEKLLNLKLGAEGGVPGSDLPKKKSKVVTTSGTHPGGAQKGGFAPKKRVTNPLLEKTIESCKASILDSLPDDFDDESSSEDSDSTSEEESNEASSNKSTPTINKDQTDNKEAKSEEGHGKVKGAQDDSDSELVMDIPEEEDGTKKKDSLAVTLADKGIVKLKKSKDGAKELKVSSKPKSILLNKDVDKRSSDPSSTPIRSSSSGNVKRKLAEDSPSSSPNVKVRKMDSGGGIKIIPAKEKKKIFPESSKSKSDKDGDSVRIKKSDPSKIRKDSIPGGAKKTEVIVKKKILMSNAAKPRADDGKDKSTLKSTAKILSQKMMNRKHEPSASKKPGEKRIGESEKSFFGDVAPKKLSSFTIPKHRPAPAPKHTQESSISKPVDPTAPSSNQRIHQPYHDNHNNHSTSIGANVPMQKIQKYNDKVMQGVQQVLVEMYEDMMNVFESNQGKKNTEHQGDATVGQQVTQLRLELERLKWMHQQEIAELQHNHDLTVAEIRQSLENEKIHALDDIKKKCDAEKQSAVEDTKKKQWCANCRKEAIFYCCWNTSYCDYPCQQLHWPKHMGTCSQARGGAAQTATTTAPSAEVEPAPEEEEPKSEAPKVQEEEDTMRVDEDEDDNSDNEMVIDENIEEATSKKVEDISPLSPEEELLKKSKNDLKDDQIPITSAEDINPTLITSSSISKVMSLPMKLKSSSPIGDPASTVVSSKLIDDIFSKVQKKEAIVETTSSTEENKQKSVNSELISGDVESSETKLFKPVENVDSDDERLMMDESVEKDVENLTKSETTITTTTTAETTISTALTISTKESTDSTKESTNNNIEMSENTPVETEAPKNDDQTNADDPKTKTTNVLSHPVVEQHVDDVTPASHEPEPVDDTFKEIDKPKNSEVKTEENFAKELNTDDKSEVITEQTTNAEAADDVTDKKCELKSEKSETTTPEDNVVKAEPEKTAVKGTAEPMTVETSVSEPIVTPVFSDNYLASLQAKKTTDETTTAQEKVVTTETASEAVKESPDSPEMFGS, from the exons ATGGAAACTGACCATTCCAACCAAACGCCTAGTTTGCCCATGGATACATCATCTGACAATACACCACAGCAGTCACTTCCACCCATAACATCATTACCAACCCAAAGTAATGATAGTTTGCCGTTAAACAGCATGGCATCGTTCCTGCCTCTACCAACAACTGATGTTAACACACCTGTCTCTTTTCATATTCCCCTCGTTCAAAATGAAGCTCCAGTAGTAACTACTATAGAAGGCGTGTCCACAATTCCTGATAAGGATGCTGTATTAACCAATACACCAAGTGACATTTTACAAACCACAAAAGAGAACACATTGCCCCAACAAACCACTGTGGTTGATAACATTACACCAACTACAAGTGAAACTGCTGTAAACAACAACCCCATCTGCCCTGTTGTTACGACACCTACAGTGCAACTTAAGCTCCCAGAGAACATAGCAACTGTTGTGAAGACTGAGCACACAGAGGAGCAACATCCGATGATGCAGGAAGCGGGGAACGATCCGAACATGGATGAAACTGTGGATGATGAAGCATTCGACATGGACACTTCTGATTCGATGATAAAAGTGAAGACAGAGATGGATTTTCAGATCTCTCCCGCTTCTCTACCTTCAGCCTCTCATTCCAGGACATCATCATTGTCTTCGAAATCCTCCAAAACTCCTTCACCACGCTCTTCAACAAGTCCCACCAGTCAAACACATAAATCAAAGAAGAAGAGACCGCCTCCCCCTGCTAAAGAAATTGGACAA cAAGACAGCCGGAATGACTTTTACTGCTGGGTTTGCCATAAAGAAGGTGAAGTCTTGTGTTGTGAGTTGTGTCCACGGGTGTTCCATGCAAAGTGTCTTCGTATGCAATCT GAGCCTGAAGGAGATTGGTTTTGCCCGGAATgtgaaaaaataacagaagCTGAGTGCAAGGACTCTCAATCTAAATCCATGTCTCAACTGAGCATTCAGCAACTTGGTATACATCTCCGTTATGCCCTGCAACGAATGAAAATTGCTGGT TCTGAGCCATTTCTTGAACCAGTTGATACCAAGAAATTCTCTGATTATTTGGATTATGTTTTCCACCCTATGGATATCAGCACACTGGAGAAAAGTGTTAGAAGAAACCAGTATGGCTGTACAGAG gcATTTTTAGCTGATGTGAAATGGATTCTCCATAATTGCATCATCTATAATGGAACACACACCAAGCTTACACATATTGCTAAAACTATGGTCAAGATAGCACAGCATGAG ATGTCTGAGATTGAGGTTTGCCCAGAATGTTACCTGAATTCGTGCCGCAAACGAGAAAACTGGTTTTGCGAACCTTGTAAAGACCCTCATGTTCTTGTTTGGGCTAAACTGCAAGGTTTTCCGCATTGGCCTGCTAAG GCTCTTAGAATAGACAAGGGAAGTGTAGACGCTCGATTTTTTGGCCAGCATGACAGAGCTTGGATTCCATTGTCAGGGTGTTACCTTATGTCAAAAGAAATGCCGCACcctgttaaaaataagaaaaagggCAGAGGTCCTGGAGCTAAAG GTGGCCTCGACAGTGCAATGCTTGAGGCTCAACATTACATTGATAATGTGATAAAGAAAACCGGTTCATTCGAGTATGCACCGCTTCGTACTCCCCTCACACATGTTGATTTGTACAGGAAGTCAGGAACAACAGATCAAAGTCAAG ATTCAGGAAGCATTGATAACAAGGAAGTTTCCAGAGACAGCAAGATTAAGGATAACGTG agtTTAAAGCAAGAGGAAACTGATGCATCATTTAAATCCTCGGTAACCAATGTTAAAACAGCTCTTGGTGAAAAACTTCTTAATCTTAAACTAGGAGCTG aGGGGGGTGTTCCGGGATCAGATCTTCCTAAAAAGAAGTCCAAAGTAGTGACGACTAGCGGCACTCATCCAGGAGGAGCACAGAAGGGAGGTTTTGCGCCGAAGAAGAGAGTGACTAATCCTCTCCTGGAAAAGACGATCGAATCGTGCAAAGCTTCAATTCTTGATTCTCTACCTGAT GATTTTGATGATGAGTCATCTTCAGAGGATTCAGATTCCACATCTGAAGAAGAGAGCAATGAAGCTTCATCAAACAAGTCGACACCAACTATTAATAAAG ATCAAACTGATAACAAGGAAGCAAAAAGTGAGGAGGGGCATGGCAAAGTGAAAG GTGCACAAGATGACTCCGACTCCGAACTAGTAATGGACATCCCAGAAGAGGAAGATGGCACAAAGAAAAAG gACTCCCTGGCAGTAACATTAGCTGATAAAGGAATcgtaaaattaaagaaatcaAAAGACGGAGCAAAAGAATTAAAAGTCTCTTCCAAACCAAAGTCTATCCTCCTGAATAAAGATGTGGATAAAAGGTCCTCCGATCCAAGCAGCACTCCCATCCGATCTTCCTCATCAGGGAACGTGAAGAGGAAGCTTGCGGAAGATAGCCCTTCATCCTCTCCCAATGTAAAAGTCCGGAAGATGGATTCCGGAGGAGGAATAAAGATCATTCCTGcgaaagaaaagaaaaagattTTTCCAGAATCGTCAAAATCGAAATCTGACAA AGATGGAGATTCTGTTCGAATCAAAAAATCTGATCCTTCGAAAATACGAAAAGATTCCATTCCGGGGGGTGCAAAGAAAACTGAG gttatTGTAAAGAAAAAGATCTTAATGTCTAATGCTGCTAAACCAAGGGCGGACGATGGAAAAG ACAAGTCAACGCTAAAATCGACGGCGAAAATATTGTCTCAAAAAATGATGAACAGAAAACATGAGCCGTCCGCATCCAAAAAACCAGGG gaaaagaGAATTGGAGAATctgaaaaatcattttttgggGACGTTGCTCCAAAAAAACTTTCTTCGTTTACGATTCCTAAACATAGACCTGCACCTGCTCCTAAACACACACAAG aatcGTCAATTTCGAAACCAGTAGATCCCACAGCACCTTCCAGCAACCAGCGAATCCACCAACCATACCATGATAACCATAATAACCATTCAACTAGTATTGGGGCAAATGTACCTATGCagaaaatacagaaatataatGATAA AGTGATGCAAGGAGTTCAACAAGTCCTCGTCGAGATGTATGAGGACATGATGAATGTCTTCGAGAGCAACCAAGGAAAGAAGAACACAGAACATCAAGGAGATGCAACTGTTGGTCAGCAAGTTACTCAGCTAAGGCTTGAACTTGAAAGATTAAAATGGATGCATCAACAGGAGATTGCTGAGCTACAACATAATCatg atTTGACTGTAGCTGAGATCCGGCAGAGTTTGGAAAATGAGAAGATTCATGCGTTGGATGACATTAAGAAGAAATGTGATGCGGAGAAGCAGAGCGCTGTGGAAGACACAAAGAAGAAGCAGTGGTGTGCTAACTGTAGAAAGGAAGCTATCTTTTATTGCTGTTGGAACACAAGCTACTGTGACTACCCTTGCCAACAGTTGCATTGGCCCAAACACATGGGGACATGTTCACAAGCGAGGGGAGGTGCGGCTCAAACGGCAACAACAACTGCTCCTTCAGCGGAAGTTGAACCTGCTCCTGAAGAGGAAGAACCAAAATCAGAGGCTCCCAAGGTCCAGGAAGAAGAGGACACGATGAGGGTAGATGAGGATGAAGATGATAACAGTGATAACGAGATGGTTATTGATGAGAATATTGAGGAAGCAACATCCAAAAAAGTCGAGGACATATCCCCTCTTTCTCCGGAAGAggaactattaaaaaaatccaaaaacgatttaaaagacgatcaaaTTCCCATCACTTCTGCTGAAGACATTAATCCAACATTGATCACTTCTTCCTCCATCAGTAAAGTGATGTCTCTTCCCATGAAATTAAAGTCCTCATCACCGATAGGAGATCCTGCATCTACTGTGGTGTCCTCCAAACTGATTGATGATATTTTTTCCAAAGTTCAGAAGAAAGAAGCGATTGTCGAGACAACAAGCTCAAcagaagaaaataaacaaaaatctgtAAATTCCGAGTTGATTTCTGGTGATGTTGAAAGTTCTGAAACAAAGCTGTTCAAACCTGTTGAAAATGTTGATTCTGATGATGAACGATTAATGATGGATGAAAGTGTTGAAAAAGATGTTGAAAACCTAACTAAATCTGAAACAAcgataacaacaacaacaacagcagaaaCAACAATATCAACAGCGTTAACAATTTCAACAAAAGAATCAACAGATTCAACAAAAGAATCAACCAACAATAATATAGAAATGAGTGAAAATACTCCAGTTGAGACGGAAGCGCCTAAAAATGATGATCAAACTAATGCAGATGATCCAAAgactaaaacaacaaatgttttaaGCCACCCAGTTGTTGAACAACATGTTGATGATGTTACACCTGCAAGTCATGAACCAGAACCTGTAGATGATACTTTCAAAGAAATAGACAAACCTAAAAATAGTGAAgttaaaacagaagaaaattTTGCAAAGGAATTAAACACGGATGATAAAAGTGAAGTCATAACTGAACAGACTACCAATGCTGAAGCTGCAGACGATGTAACAGATAAAAAGTGTGAACTCAAGAgtgaaaaaagtgaaacaacCACACCAGAAGATAATGTAGTAAAGGCAGAACCAGAAAAAACAGCAGTGAAGGGAACTGCAGAACCCATGACAGTAGAAACGTCAGTGTCAGAACCGATTGTCACTCCGGTGTTTTCTGACAATTATTTGGCATCTCTACAAGCAAAAAAGACAACCGATGAAACTACTACTGCACAAGAGAAAGTGGTTACCACTGAGACAGCGAGCGAGGCTGTAAAAGAAAGTCCAGACTCTCCGGAGATGTTCGGAAGctaa
- the LOC100181704 gene encoding uncharacterized protein LOC100181704, with translation MKIANWFVAVLFLINLDVGIQLHAIRLRSQSFANFALGQSPNTPQADSQEIRKLKVMFTLSSTNGLLLYYRGIGNSWIAVGMQNGALMFSLGKKNEATVTLPVAQHLEVSEEFHVLKFQRNGSKLRLEMDDLQPINYKVPRQFLSAFITTTVSAMLLGLSQNSTNELMYSQTLSSCVYRLSINERYILSPEDALETRDIEPCQASSPIQCGNPYCGNGGICYKTLDCNDHITVEKVNGKRAEESQQEIEVGRLFKSVEFEFGQKLFIHSIRLTSLQRETGESCDTIDYEVQIKGDQSYHNYSERQETAISTSSRTLFLHWPVPTTAIRVKISGIESQNCRLQANFTGCSVTSSIKQSYLNMVPYNDWLPVIQTFYSTLNTTWLNYGPVNDWVDFENPKQRNDNIFKHRLLDSFEVLQDRNLSIKLEVISGAKKTIWVLNLAECDQSITKMYLLEKIQQQLKTLKDSGMGNTVEDVGCNWKLVTGQTSAVNNSDPYVRLSVRRLLESTDVFRYFPKTELAFEQYKRPISLNSSSECATLCLQKRSPKCTGFDVTKYPENSGSNRFGCRLITAPSSTIDLGYNLNYDTYIVAEQFQSYLPVQKTSYSLQLKDWVDPGYQCECVNQMIGARCDNDSSHDNTYHVILNRHTEELELHCTMKNSSLIRIQFASLVSKMGEGPTSDLYDVTSRSSALIRAVCDGKPSCKLSVTRLLSLLPPTNLSDVEIRFVCESSASYNFTLPDMNSFEGHTIHESASTPSTPLQETSTKHVLSTTIQNNAHNTTERSLSSSDVKVYEKQNSVDGEDGLLLLDLFQSEDVGTMIEPTKAPIRLQALLHLGEPNTTTATLAETLAVTTQNIVTTAETTAILHTNEAISPTSNTITCSSVTVDGVKFYESSPGIISTNCPPGTMGRVTLECQQGGQWSHDVPDMSQCISDRIYEISRSLEHLEPGSNITASSIAEEQAEFLQSSNSISSPDLLENLLVVKRLSEIKTSTNVTSNSTKESKMLLKSVQTTVNTLLGEKLIDVWNEIPENERASNAYDVTEAVDDMGFKIGKQIDTGESVTNYFENTAFQVMSLGGKNPQSQKLNSVNRVQFPSSSQKSNDTNWIDDSGSIAVPYSPNAANDTTVVFAVYKNLDTLLGNSFEGNVQTLDKDKDSRGNVSLLNNTSTSEDRYLVNSYVISASVQPAPVELLKTQKVKFLLKHKNTSVHCTMRCVFWKPKLAVVGNSSAGHWSTEGCKRIRSNNTHTECECDHLTNFAILMDVRGVQLDKINNEVLTYITWIGCSMSIVCLVMCVFCFNTLRGLRSIRTSIHKNLCFTLGLAQTAFLLGADKTSYPLLCPIIAGVLHYLFLTVFAWMCIEGMHLYVSLVKVFEIDKSSRLACYYAFAYGSPILVVAITAAIRYDGYGTTQSCWLHAKDDLMIWSFVGPALCVICVNIYFFFIAMRVMRSHRITTPAHRSRLAKTKTWIKGSSVLLCLLGITWIFGVFFVDSKSVVMAYLFTTCNALQGVFIFIFHCLLNERVRTELAKYARRRNLCPSWVRGRYHVTNSVTRSNYNTTTSMGYRSRKSSSGNTENSSQTNGSWSWFKSKETQNDSVIKRSVVRTITPKWKSDSKRVAGELQFTTELKKSSSSENKITSTTTERTESVVEVQKHEPIQHNENVVALKNKLTPMLNRKVVVTVSDESTSCSDGADVDFGCLNAAFEGEATVTPLPERKERIERFYRDYAEHFSGQGNKAESGIFRNNSMPVKVRRDTPQPRAPATENGVSAKSLYFSVGLSLKVKSTTEKVADL, from the exons ATGAAGATCGCTAATTGGTTTGTCGCTGTATTATTTCTCATAAACTTAG ATGTCGGAATTCAGCTTCACGCGATTCGTCTGCGCAGCCAAAGCTTCGCGAATTTTGCTCTTGGCCAATCGCCCAACACCCCCCAAGCAGATTCACAGGAGATAAGGAAGCTAAAGGTGATGTTCACACTGAGTTCCACGAATGGACTTCTGTTGTATTATAGAGGCATCGGCAACTCATGGATTGCTGTTGGCATGCAGAACGGTGCACTGATGTTCAGTCTTGGAAAG AAAAACGAAGCTACTGTGACGCTGCCAGTGGCGCAGCATTTAGAGGTTTCTGAGGAGTTTCATGTCTTGAAGTTTCAGCGAAACGGCTCGAAA TTAAGACTTGAAATGGACGACTTACAACCAATCAACTATAAAGTACCGAGGCAGTTTCTCTCAGCTTTTATCACAACAACTGTTTCTGCTATGCTTCTAG GACTGTCTCAAAATTCCACCAACGAATTAATGTACAGCCAAACGCTATCCTCTTGCGTGTACAGACTCTCGATTAATGAAAGATATATTCTGTCACCTGAAGACGCACTTGAGACCCGGGATATTGAACCATGCCAAGCAAGTTCCCCAATTCAATGCGGAAATCCGTATTGCGGAAATGGTGGAATCTGCTACAAGACATTGGATTGCAATGATCATATAACAG tgGAAAAGGTAAATGGAAAACGAGCAGAAGAATCACAGCAAGAAATTGAAGTAGGAAGATTATTCAAGTCAGTGGAATTCGAATTCG GCCAAAAACTCTTCATACACTCTATAAGGTTAACCTCACTTCAAAGGGAAACTGGTGAATCATGCGATACAATCGACTACGAAGTTCAAATCAAAGGCGATCAAAGTTACCACAATTATAGTGAAAGACAGGAg ACCGCAATTTCAACATCGAGTCGTACTTTGTTTCTACATTGGCCTGTGCCAACCACAGCGATACGAGTGAAGATAAGCGGTATAGAAAGCCAAAACTGTCGACTACAAGCTAATTTTACCGGCTGCAGTGTAACAAGTTCTATAAAACAATCGTATTTGAACATGGTCCCATACAACG ACTGGTTACCGGTTATTCAGACCTTTTATTCGACGTTGAATACAACTTGGCTAAACTATGGACCAGTAAACGACTGGGTAGACTTTGAAAACCCAAAACAAAGGAATGACAATATTTTCAAGCATCGCCTTCTAGATTCTTTCGAAGTTTTACAAGACCGAAATTTAAGCATTAAACTAGAAGTTATTTCTGGCGCAAAGAAAACAATTTGGGTCCTGAATCTTGCAGAGTGTGATCAAAGTATAACGAAAATGTATTTGCTGGAGAAAATTCAACAGCAACTGAAAACTTTAAAGGATTCAGGAATGGGGAATACGGTCGAGGATGTAGGGTGTAACTGGAAACTGGTCACAGGACAAACTAGTGCCGTGAATAATTCAG ATCCGTATGTTCGACTGTCAGTTCGCCGCCTTCTCGAATCAACCGATGTCTTCAGATACTTTCCCAAAACGGAGCTCGCATTTGAACAATACAAACGACCGATTTCATTGAATTCAAGCTCAGAATGCGCAACATTATGCTTACAGAAACGTTCACCTAAATGCACTGGATTCGATGTTACAAAATATCCAGAAAATTCCGGATCAAACCGGTTCGGCTGCCGACTTATAACAGCTCCATCTTCGACTATAGACCTGggttataatttaaactacGATACATACATTGTGGCAG AACAATTCCAAAGCTACCTCCCAGTTCAGAAAACTTCATATTCTCTTCAATTAAAAG ATTGGGTTGACCCTGGCTATCAATGCGAGTGTGTCAATCAAATGATCGGCGCTAGGTGTGACAACGACAGTAGCCATGACAACACATACCACGTGATACTGAACCGACACACAGAAGAACtcga GTTACATTGTACAATGAAGAATAGCTCACTCATACGAATCCAATTCGCTTCTCTTGTCTCGAAAATGGGCGAGGGGCCTACGTCAGACTTATATGACGTAACCAGCCGTTCATCAGCATTGATAAGAGCAGTATGTGATGGGAAACCG TCGTGCAAATTGTCGGTGACACGTTTGCTATCCTTACTACCACCTACGAATCTATCTGACGTCGAAATTCGATTTGTTTGCGAAAGCTCAGCGTCTTACAACTTCACACTTCCAGATATGAATAGTTTTGAAGGGCATACAATTCATGAATCGg caagCACTCCCTCTACTCCATTGCAAGAAACATCAACTAAACATGTCCTGTCGActacaatacaaaacaatgcGCATAATACAACGGAGAGAAGTCTGTCAAGTAGTGATGTTAAAGTATATGAGAAGCAGAACAGCGTCGACGGAGAAGACGGCCTTCTTCTGCTTGACCTGTTTCAATCAGAAGATGTCGGAACCATGATTGAGCCAACAAAAGCACCGATAAG ACTTCAAGCACTTTTGCATCTTGGTGAACCGAACACGACAACTGCAACACTTGCTGAAACTTTAGCTGTAACCACGCAAAACATCGTGACGACCGCAGAAACG ACCGCAATATTGCATACCAACGAAGCTATCTCACCTACCAGCAACACTATAACTTGCTCCAGCGTAACCGTTGACGGCGTAAAGTTTTATGAAAGTTCGCCGGGAATTATTTCAACCAACTGTCCACCAG GGACGATGGGTCGAGTTACACTTGAATGCCAACAAGGTGGTCAATGGTCACACGACGTTCCAGATATGAGCCAATGTATCTCGGATCGCATTTACGAAATATCTCGATCGTTGGAACATTTAGAACCAG GCTCAAACATTACTGCATCATCCATTGCCGAAGAACAAGCAGAATTCTTACAATCCAGTAACTCAATTTCTTCACCTGACTTGTTGGAAAATCTTTTGGTTGTTAAGAG GCTTTCTGAAATTAAGACAAGTACGAATGTAACATCAAATTCAACCAAAGAAAGCAAAATGTTACTGAAGTCTGTTCAAACCACAGTAAACACTCTACTTGGTGAAAAACTAATCGACGTTTGGAATGAAATACCAGAG AACGAAAGAGCGTCGaacgcttatgacgtcacagaagcagTGGACGACATGGGATTCAAGATAGGCAAGCAAATAGATACAGGGGAATCAGTTACAAACTATTTCGAAAATACTGCTTTTCAG GTCATGTCACTTGGAGGCAAAAATCCGCAAAGCCAAAAATTGAACTCGGTAAATAGAGTCCAGTTTCCCTCGAGTTCCCAGAAAAGCAACGATACAAACTGGATCGATGATTCTGGCTCGATAGCTGTGCCTTATTCACCTAATGCTGCCAATGATACAACTGTAGTGTTCGCAGTATACAAGAACCTCGATACGCTGCTAG GTAACAGCTTTGAGGGTAATGTACAAACACTTGACAAGGACAAGGATAGCCGTGGTAATGTTTCATTATTGAACAACACGAGTACGAGTGAGGATCGGTACTTGGTCAACTCATACGTCATATCTGCTTCCGTTCAGCCAGCGCCCGTAGAATTGCTGAAGACGCAAAAAGTGAAGTTCCTTTTAAAGCATAAGAACACATCTGTGCATTGTACTATGAG GTGTGTATTTTGGAAGCCGAAACTCGCAGTAGTGGGCAATTCGTCCGCTGGACATTGGTCAACTGAAGGTTGTAAAAGGATACGAAGCAACAATACACATACTGAATGTGAATGCGACCATTTGACTAATTTTGCAATTCTAATGGATGTTAGAGGAGTTCAG CTCGATAAAATCAATAACGAGGTTCTGACTTACATAACATGGATCGGTTGTTCAATGTCCATCGTCTGTCTCGTCATGTGTGTCTTTTGTTTCAACACCTTGCGTGGTCTGCGGTCAATCAGGACTTCTATACACAAGAATCTCTGCTTTACTCTTGGTCTGGCGCAAACTGCTTTCCTATTAGGCGccgataaaacaagttatccG CTCTTGTGCCCTATAATTGCGGGAGTTTTGCATTACCTCTTCCTGACCGTTTTCGCGTGGATGTGTATCGAAGGAATGCATCTGTACGTCTCACTTGTGAAAGTGTTTGAAATCGACAAGTCCTCGCGACTTGCCTGTTATTATGCCTTCGCATATGGAAGCCCGATTCTTGTGGTTGCTATTACGGCAGCTATAAGATATGATGGCTACGGGACTACTCAAAG TTGTTGGTTGCATGCCAAAGACGACTTGATGATTTGGAGTTTTGTTGGACCCGCTTTGTGCGTGATATGCGTGAATATTTACTTCTTCTTTATCGCGATGAGAGTCATGAGATCTCATCGCATTACAACGCCGGCGCACAGAAGTAGGCTTGCAAAAACCAA AACGTGGATTAAAGGTTCTTCTGTTTTGCTCTGTCTTCTTGGTATAACTTGGATATTTGGTGTCTTCTTTGTGGATTCAAAGTCTGTAGTTATGGCTTACCTATTCACCACATGCAATGCTTTACAG GgtgttttcatatttattttccaCTGCCTCCTAAACGAACGAGTAAGGACCGAGTTGGCGAAATACGCCAGGAGACGAAATTTATGTCCTTCATGGGTGAGAGGTCGCTACCACGTGACTAACAGCGTCACGAGGTCAAACTACAACACGACAACATCGATG GGCTATCGAAGTAGAAAGTCTtcatctggcaacactgaaaattCAAGTCAGACCAACGGTTCATGGTCTTGGTTTAAGAGCAAAGAAACTCA aaATGATAGCGTGATAAAGCGATCGGTCGTTCGGACAATAACACCGAAATGGAAAAGCGATTCCAAACGAG TTGCTGGAGAGCTGCAGTTTACAACAGAACTTAAAAAGTCAAGTTCGTCTGAAAATAAGATTACAAGCACAACTACTGAACGTACAGAATCAGTTGTGGAAGTACAAAAGCATGAACCGATACAACATAATGAAAATGTTGTcgctttaaaaaacaaactg ACGCCTATGCTTAATCGGAAAGTGGTTGTCACTGTTTCGGATGAATCTACAAGTTGTAGTGACGGTGCAGATGTCGATTTTGGATGTTTGAATGCAGCTTTTGAGGGGGAAGCCACCGTTACTCCTTTACCAGAACGCAAAGAACGAATAGAACGATTTTACAGAGATTACGCTGAACATTTTAGTGGCCAAGGCAACAAAGCAGAATCTGGCATATTTAGGAATAACAGTATGCCTGTAAAGGTACGCAGAGATACACCCCAGCCTAGAGCCCCAGCAACAGAAAATGGTGTCAGCGCAAAGTCATTGTACTTTAGCGTCGGCCTGTCTTTAAAGGTAAAGTCGACCACCGAAAAAGTGGCAGATCTGTGA